In one Vidua chalybeata isolate OUT-0048 chromosome 4, bVidCha1 merged haplotype, whole genome shotgun sequence genomic region, the following are encoded:
- the LOC128787624 gene encoding progonadoliberin-2 — MAPRGSLLLLALLLLSCALPRGRGQHWSHGWYPGGKRDLRTPTKLQVPSPLGRCRLLPCPLRREEPLPPPAPRP, encoded by the exons ATGGCACCCCGCGggtcgctgctgctgctggcgctgctgctgctgagctgcgccctgccccgcggccgcggccaGCACTGGTCCCACGGCTGGTACCCGGGGGGCAAACGGGACCTGCGGACCCCCACCAAGCTCCAG GTCCCGTCCCCTCTCGGGCGCTGCCGTCtcctcccgtgtcccctccggCGGGAGGAGCCGCTGCCG ccgcccgcgccgcgccccTGA
- the MRPS26 gene encoding 28S ribosomal protein S26, mitochondrial yields MLPALRRCRPGPVPLPALAAALGPGAFPGLGPGPFPGLCPAWSPRAVPARGRKTRHDPPAKSKAGRVKLPPPVDPEELLVVLERYRQHRLVLSALRAEFRAEVLQRKREERLAAEGSVEELEEHRRLMAWNEEENARQRARREERLRKEEEEQKRRKLEIAEKQARKMEAFLEEKEKEVLQLQEEAKNFITPENLEARIEECLDNPRNYNFAIDKDGRIVKRTVLS; encoded by the exons ATGCTGCCGGCGCTGAGGCGCTGCCGCCCCGGGCCCGTCCCGCTCCCGGCCCTGGCGGCCGCGCTGGGCCCCGGCGCCTTCCCGGGGCTCGGCCCCGGCCCCTTCCCGGGGCTCTGCCCCGCCTGGTCCCCGCGGGCGGTGCCGGCGCGGGGCCGCAAGACCCGGCACGACCCCCCCGCCAAGTCCAAGGCGGGCCGCGTGAAGCTGCCGCCGCCCGTGGACCccgaggagctgctggtggtgctggagcGGTACCGGCAGCACCGGCTGGTGCTCAGCGCCCTCCG ggcGGAGTTCAGGGCCgaggtgctgcagaggaagCGGGAGGAGCGCCTGGCTGCCGAGGGCTCcgtggaggagctggaggagcaccGGCGCCTGATGGCCTGGAACGAGGAGGAGAACGCCCGGCAGAGGGCACGCAG AGAGGAGAGACTCaggaaagaagaggaggagcagaagaggaggaagttAGAGATTGCGGAGAAACAGGCCAGGAAAATGGAGGCTttcctggaggagaaggagaaggaggttcTCCAGCTGCAG GAGGAAGCCAAAAACTTCATCACCCCCGAGAACCTGGAGGCACGGATCGAGGAGTGCCTGGACAACCCACGGAACTACAACTTCGCCATCGACAAGGACGGGCGGATCGTCAAGCGCACGGTGCTGTCCTAG